From Camelus dromedarius isolate mCamDro1 chromosome X, mCamDro1.pat, whole genome shotgun sequence, one genomic window encodes:
- the TSPAN6 gene encoding tetraspanin-6 isoform X2, translating to MASPSRRLQTKPVITCFKSVLLIYTFIFWEGSISQITGVILLAVGIWGKVSLENYFSLLNEKATNVPFVLIGTGTVIILLGTFGCFATCRASAWMLKLYAMFLTLIFLVELVAAIVGFVFRHEIKNSFKNNYEKALKQYNVTGDYRSDAVDKIQNTLHCCGVTDYRDWKNTNYYLEKGFPKSCCKLEDCSPQRDADKVNNEGCFIKVMTIIESEMGVVAGISFGVACFQLIGIFLAYCLSRAITNNQYEIV from the exons ATGGCGTCCCCATCTCGGAGGCTGCAGACCAAGCCGGTGATCACATGTTTCAAGAGCGTCCTTTTGATCTACACATTCATCTTCTGG GAGGGGAGTATTTCGCAG ATCACTGGCGTTATCCTTCTTGCCGTTGGCATTTGGGGGAAGGTGAGCCTAGAGAATTATTTCTCACTTTTAAATGAGAAGGCCACCAATGTCCCCTTCGTGCTCATCGGCACTGGCACTGTCATTATTCTTTTGGGCACCTTCGGCTGTTTTGCTACCTGCCGAGCTTCTGCATGGATGCTAAAACTG TATGCAATGTTTCTGACTCTCATTTTTTTGGTCGAACTGGTCGCTGCCATCGTAGGATTTGTTTTCAGACATGAG ATTAAGAACAGCTTTAAGAATAATTATGAGAAAGCTTTAAAGCAATATAACGTTACGGGAGATTATAGAAGTGATGCAGTAGACAAGATTCAAAATACG ttacattgTTGTGGTGTCACCGACTATAGAGATTGGAAGAATACTAATTATTACTTAGAAAAAGGATTTCCCAAGAGCTGCTGTAAACTTGAAGATTGTTCTCCTCAGAGAGATGCAGATAAAGTCAACAATGaa GGTTGTTTTATAAAGGTGATGACCATTATAGAGTCAGAAATGGGAGTCGTCGCAGGAATTTCCTTCGGAGTGGCTTGTTTTCAG CTGATTGGAATCTTTCTAGCCTACTGCCTCTCTCGCGCCATAACAAATAACCAGTATGAGATAGTGTGA
- the TSPAN6 gene encoding tetraspanin-6 isoform X1, with translation MASPSRRLQTKPVITCFKSVLLIYTFIFWITGVILLAVGIWGKVSLENYFSLLNEKATNVPFVLIGTGTVIILLGTFGCFATCRASAWMLKLYAMFLTLIFLVELVAAIVGFVFRHEIKNSFKNNYEKALKQYNVTGDYRSDAVDKIQNTLHCCGVTDYRDWKNTNYYLEKGFPKSCCKLEDCSPQRDADKVNNEGCFIKVMTIIESEMGVVAGISFGVACFQLIGIFLAYCLSRAITNNQYEIV, from the exons ATGGCGTCCCCATCTCGGAGGCTGCAGACCAAGCCGGTGATCACATGTTTCAAGAGCGTCCTTTTGATCTACACATTCATCTTCTGG ATCACTGGCGTTATCCTTCTTGCCGTTGGCATTTGGGGGAAGGTGAGCCTAGAGAATTATTTCTCACTTTTAAATGAGAAGGCCACCAATGTCCCCTTCGTGCTCATCGGCACTGGCACTGTCATTATTCTTTTGGGCACCTTCGGCTGTTTTGCTACCTGCCGAGCTTCTGCATGGATGCTAAAACTG TATGCAATGTTTCTGACTCTCATTTTTTTGGTCGAACTGGTCGCTGCCATCGTAGGATTTGTTTTCAGACATGAG ATTAAGAACAGCTTTAAGAATAATTATGAGAAAGCTTTAAAGCAATATAACGTTACGGGAGATTATAGAAGTGATGCAGTAGACAAGATTCAAAATACG ttacattgTTGTGGTGTCACCGACTATAGAGATTGGAAGAATACTAATTATTACTTAGAAAAAGGATTTCCCAAGAGCTGCTGTAAACTTGAAGATTGTTCTCCTCAGAGAGATGCAGATAAAGTCAACAATGaa GGTTGTTTTATAAAGGTGATGACCATTATAGAGTCAGAAATGGGAGTCGTCGCAGGAATTTCCTTCGGAGTGGCTTGTTTTCAG CTGATTGGAATCTTTCTAGCCTACTGCCTCTCTCGCGCCATAACAAATAACCAGTATGAGATAGTGTGA